A genomic stretch from Falco cherrug isolate bFalChe1 chromosome 1, bFalChe1.pri, whole genome shotgun sequence includes:
- the EVI2A gene encoding protein EVI2A isoform X2, which yields MKTKRHNNPHFTFPVVIIFSLCLHASANHTHYPWAINETQSPVSQNLSGSHNIKKANTNSPPSQNFSSKMTTSEMQTSTLRSLSSTTAQNAASSSARSTAAVPATGGPGNTSKPKSTMTKETCDYNKSLILICFIIIAVLVLICTFLFLSTVVIANKMSYLKKTQQGKRRPRSNGDILATNSFWPTAAGTWQRMPKETTGTDLIMQDLISGRDAVIQRKTKDETTEQLTKEIHNEQEKRLSKSHKPILTNFVVEI from the coding sequence ATGAAGACAAAGAGACATAATAATCCACACTTCACCTTCCCTGTGGTGATAatcttttctctgtgtttgcaTGCAAGTGCAAACCATACCCACTATCCTTGGGCTATAAATGAAACCCAGAGTCCTGTCAGCCAAAACCTAAGCGGAAGCCATAACATcaaaaaagccaacacaaaTTCTCCTCCGAGCCagaatttcagcagcaaaatgacTACCTCTGAAATGCAGACAAGCACCCTGCGATCCTTATCCTCCACAACAGCCCAAAATGCAGCATCTTCCTCTGCCAGAAGCACAGCGGCAGTTCCTGCCACCGGAGGACCTGGGAATACCAGCAAACCCAAGAGTACAATGACAAAAGAAACATGTGACTACAATAAGTCTCTCATACTAATTTGCTTCATTATAATAGCAGTACTTGTGCTTATTTGCACCTTCTTATTTCTGTCAACAGTCgtaatagcaaacaaaatgTCGTATCTCAAAAAAACTCAGCAAGGGAAGCGTAGGCCCAGGAGCAATGGCGATATTCTGGCGACTAACAGCTTCTGGCCAACTGCAGCAGGGACGTGGCAGAGAATGCCGAAGGAGACAACTGGAACTGACTTGATAATGCAGGACCTAATATCAGGGAGAGATGCTGTGATccagaggaaaaccaaagatgAAACTACAGAGCAACTCACTAAAGAAATACAtaatgaacaggaaaaaagactATCGAAGTCACACAAACCCATCTTAACCAATTTTGTAGTTGAGATTTAA
- the EVI2A gene encoding protein EVI2A isoform X1, with product MANNKVILVLVYGGIWKSLSTATSQNTSMNKQNAYTSIRSPAEDKAPLYQLQATGPSLHKSGKALTVTTSPQFPKAHAEPSNGSWIAALIIGIILISMIMAIIIILLWKCCKRPVVVDSNWAGRSPFADGDTPDVFTDSDQGTKRSSVLFMLPWKLKQDTNFHDHPTASEKPPQPTTINENRQLSPPAEDCSAATVSVSNKDASPAPTSEAASCARSSYPPAAALSECLDLPPPPDWLREPTEGHSSDPSKYQEFHSEAEEQLPPPPELLTQEIQEPLPQLPQPEHPL from the coding sequence ATGGCCAACAACAAAGTAATACTGGTTCTTGTCTATGGAGGAATCTGGAAATCACTTTCTACAGCAACATCTCAAAACACTTCCATGAATAAACAAAATGCATACACCAGTATCAGGAGTCCAGCAGAAGACAAAGCTCCTCTGTATCAACTGCAAGCAACTGGACCCAGTTTACACAAATCTGGAAAAGCACTGACAGTTACAACATCACCTCAGTTCCCCAAAGCACATGCAGAACCTAGCAATGGAAGCTGGATAGCAGCATTGATAATTGGCATCATTTTGATTAGTATGATAATGGCTATTATTATCATTCTTCTGTGGAAATGCTGCAAGAGGCCAGTTGTAGTTGATTCAAATTGGGCAGGTCGGTCTCCATTTGCAGATGGAGACACACCAGATGTCTTTACGGACTCTGACCAGGGTACCAAACGttcatcagttttatttatgttgCCTTGGAAATTGAAACAAGACACAAACTTCCATGACCATCCCACTGCATCGGAGAAACCACCCCAACCCACTACCATCAATGAAAACCGCCAGTTGTCTCCACCGGCCGAAgactgctctgcagccaccgTTTCAGTTTCCAACAAGGATGCATCTCCAGCGCCCACCTCAGAAGCAGCAAGCTGTGCACGCAGCTCCTATCCTCCCGCAGCGGCCTTATCCGAATGCCTAGATCTGCCACCTCCGCCTGACTGGCTCAGGGAACCAACTGAGGGTCACAGTTCAGACCCCAGCAAGTACCAGGAATTTCACTCAGAAGCAGAGGAACAATTGCCGCCTCCACCTGAGTTACTCACTCAAGAGATTCAGGAGCCACTGccccagctgccacagccagAACACCCTTTGTAG
- the OMG gene encoding oligodendrocyte-myelin glycoprotein: MEYQILNTSTCLLVLLFFIPTVLGICPPNCTCSGNDRNVDCSGRNLTVLPHGLQDNITYLNLSFNQFVDLDHQLTKFTNLRTLDISNNWLKNVPAHLPKSLWELYAINNNIKVLQKLDTAYQWNLKVLDVSRNMVERAVLINNTLSSLKFLNLSSNKLWTVPTNMPYNIETVDLSNNFLSQILPGTLVRLQHLTSLYLHNNKFTYIPDKAFDQLFQLQVVTLYNNPWSCSDKQNIPYLLKWVQGTAANVIGAPCANQSVLWMSATPSPVAPTAMDSSLMIKGMKAADKAAPPVATDPTTMTKMHEQFKAKEVTTLATLSQTLLFTSTDRPLLLYPEDLTTRKVSSQEAAATHTIYIKDSTELNSSLTRSTGPATTPMTLSITSGMPTNYSKMPQSTTATLRKEESTTNTLNTHVPSEASTCEMYLFYVVMLNAVAVFIG; encoded by the coding sequence ATGGAATACCAGATATTGAATACATCTACCTGTCTGCTGGtccttctgtttttcatacCCACTGTTCTGGGTATCTGTCCTCCTAACTGTACATGCTCAGGAAACGACAGGAATGTGGACTGTTCAGGCAGAAACTTAACTGTACTGCCACATGGACTTCAAGACAACATTACATATTTAAATCTGTCCTTTAACCAGTTTGTAGATCTTGATCACCAGTTAACGAAATTCACCAATCTGAGGACCCTTGATATTTCAAATAATTGGCTCAAGAATGTTCCTGCTCACCTGCCCAAGTCCTTATGGGAATTATACGCCATAAACAACAACATTAAAGTTCTTCAGAAACTTGATACAGCTTACCAGTGGAATCTTAAAGTGCTCGATGTTTCCAGGAATATGGTGGAAAGAGCTGTTCTGATCAATAACACACTGAGCAGTCTGAAGTTTCTCAACCTCAGCAGCAACAAGCTTTGGACAGTTCCAACCAATATGCCCTATAACATAGAGACGGTGGATCTATCCAATAATTTCTTGTCCCAGATACTTCCAGGAACACTGGTGAGACTACAACACCTTACAAGCCTCTACCTGCACAACAACAAGTTCACATACATTCCCGACAAAGCTTTTGACCAGCTGTTTCAGCTGCAAGTAGTAACACTATATAACAACCCATGGTCCTGCAGCGATAAACAAAACATCCCTTATTTGCTTAAATGGGTGCAGGGAACAGCTGCCAACGTTATAGGGGCTCCCTGTGCTAACCAGTCTGTGCTCTGGATGAGTGCCACCCCATCTCCAGTGGCTCCCACAGCTATGGACTCCAGCCTCATGATTAAAGGAATGAAGGCAGCAGACAAGGCTGCTCCTCCAGTGGCAACTGATCCAACCACAATGACAAAGATGCATGAACAATTTAAAGCTAAGGAAGTTACCACCTTGGCAACCTTAAGCCAAACCCTGCTGTTTACAAGCACGGACCGACCACTACTCCTCTACCCAGAAGATCTAACAACTCGGAAGGTCAGCTctcaagaagcagcagccacacACACAATCTACATCAAAGATTCAACCGAGCTGAACTCAAGCCTGACTCGTTCAACAGGACCAGCCACCACTCCTATGACTTTAAGTATCACCAGTGGAATGCCAACAAACTACTCCAAAATGCCTCAAAGCACAACTGCTACCTTAAGGAAAGAGGAGTCCACCACAAATACTCTGAATACTCACGTGCCCTCCGAAGCAAGTACCTGTgagatgtatttgttttatgttGTAATGCTTAATGCAGTGGCAGTGTTTATTGGCTAA